ATTAATGCCGTATCGGCGCGATAAGCAACCCCAATTGTCAACGCTCCGTAATCTTTTCCGCCCGGGCCAGCGACAATCCTTTCAGCAACCTCCTTCTGCATCATCAACACACAGCTATGTATCTCTTTGTGATGTGAGAGAAGTTTCCACAGGATGGGTGTTGTAATACTATAGGGCAGATTGGCGATGACTTTAAATGTAGTGGATCCGGTCTCTGTGCCGTAGGATAACAGTGAGTTGAGTTCCAGTTTGAGAATATCGTCATTGAAGAGTTGGACGCGTGCATTTGTTGGTGTTTGCGGAGCGAGTTTTGGTTCGCAAGCTGCACCAAAACGGGCGGCTAACGCTTTGTATAACAATTCATCCACTTCAACGGCAATTACGCGTTTGGCACGCTCCACTAACACATCCGTGAGGCACCCTAAACCGGCACCGATTTCTATGACGGTATCGGTGTCTGTCAGTTCTCCTGCTTCGACGATAATTTTGAGGACTTCTGGGTTAGTGAGGAAGTTTTGTCCTAACTGTTTTTTGGGGCGGGTCTGATTTAGGGCAAAGAAGTCGCGGACCTGTTGGTGGTTCATTTTTTAGGGGTTGTCGGAGGAGTGGTTGTTGGTTATTGGTTATAAGTTGTTGGTTAAGAGAGGTGAGTCACCCCCAACGTTTTGCTTGCAACCCAAACCCTCTTTAACTTATAACCTCTTAACTTATAACTTATAACTATAGCGAAACAACCTTTGTTAAAATAACATCCGCTACGTCACGCTTTGAGGCGCGTGGCAGTTGTTCGCAGGTGCCGTGCCGATCCAATAACGTGACAATGTTGGTATCAGATTGAAATCCCGCACCTTCCGCAAGAATGTCGTTCGCGACAATGAGATCGCAGTTTTTACGGATTAATTTCTTTTGCGCGTTTTCGAGGAGGTCGTTGGTTTCGGCGGCGAAGCAGACGAGCGTTTGATGGGTTTTCTGTTCACCGAGAGCCTGTGCGATGTCTGGGTTCTTTTCGAGCGGGAGCGTCAATGTATCGTTCGTCTTTTTGATTTTATGGGGCGTAAATTCGCGTGGGCGATAATCGGCAGGTGCCCCTGCCATGATAACGATATCTGTGTTATCAAACGCTTGCAAGACAGCGTCGTGCATTTCGAGTGTTGTTTCGACATGTTCAATCTCAATACCGACGGGTGCGGAAACAGTAGCGGTTCCACTAATCAAACGGACTTCTGCGCCGCGCTGTGCTGCCGCTTCAGCGATAGCATACCCCATCTTTCCGCTGGAGCGGTTGGTAATAAATCTGACGGGATCTATGTATTCGCGCGTTGCACCTGCTGTGACAAGGACACGTTTCCCTTGCAAATCATCTGCTCTTTTAGTAGGGGGCGTACCCTCCGAATCGCGACCCTTTAGAATATCACTCATACGTTGGAGGATCGTCTCTACTGTATTCAGTCGTCCTGTACCTTCATAACCGCAGGCTAAATCACCGCTTTCAGGTTCGATGAAATGGATACCTTGTGCTTTCAAAGCGTCGATGTTTCTTTGGACGAAGGGATTTTGATACATGTGTCCGTTCATTGCGGGTGCGAGGAGGATGGGACAGTGAACGGAAACAGCGACGGTGGAGAGTGCGTCATCGGCGATGCCGTTTGCGAGTTTACCGATGGTGTTCGCTGTTGCAGGAACAATCGCGAATAGATCGGCGCGGTCGGCGAGATCGATATGTGGAGGCTTCCAATCTGTCCCCGCGTCGAATAGGTTCAGGAGGACGGGATTCCGTGAGATGACTTGGAATTGCAGAGGCTGTACGAGACGTGTGGCGTTTTCGGTCATCACGACGTGGACATAAGCACCGCTTTTGACGAGTTGGCTTGCCACGTCAAGCGATTTGTGGATGGCTATGCCGCCTGTAACACCTAAGATGATCGTTCGCTCTCTGAATTCCATATTTTTCAGGATTACAAGATTTTATTTGGGCAATCTGAAGGATGATATGTAGAACGTAAACGAGTGTTGCAACTGATAATTTTTGTTTCTTATGTGCTTCATGAAATATCGTTGTCCTGGCGATGAGCGAGTTGCTGACGGAGCCGTTTTAGCTCGGCTTCCATTTCTTGTCGTTCCTGTTCTGCTGCTGCTGCTCGCGTTTCTGCTGCTACTGCGCGCGTTTCTGCCTCTATCCGAAGGGAATGCTCTTCCATAGAAGTCGTAATTGGCGTGCCATCGGGTAAATACGGACGTAGTAGCCGCACCTGCGTATCGTGTTGGTCCTCCCATCGAAAATAGAGGTTTAAAGTTTCACTAAACAGACCCTCTTGTGTATCAGGCGTAATTTCAACAATATCCGCGGTTAGATCTCGCCGCCACCCGCGAAACTCAGGCGGCTTCTCCATTTCGGGTTGATGGATGAAATACTCTTGCGCACCCATATCCCTGAGATAGACCTGAACTTTCTCATCCCGATCCTGATCCGCTGTCGCATCCGAAAGGAACTCAAAGATAACCGCAGGCACAGCACCCTCTGACCACGTATAAAAACTCCGCCTGAGTGGAAACTTAGCAGCACCTAAGACGACGTGAACATCGGGGGCAACGAACTTCGTCATATCGCCTTCACGGTAATAGACAAACGTGTCAACGCCTATATGGACGTGTGGATGGATCGCAAAATATCGTGTGAGTTGGTCGGCGAGGTTCCTCACTTGTTCAGCGTGAAATTCTGTTGCCGGCATCGGTTCATCATCCTCATAGGGGTATCCTTCTATGTAAATTGTCGGTTTCCCTGTAGCTTTTGGAAAAACAGGCATATATTTCCTTTGCTTGAAGGCAAAGTCGTTGAGGGTCCCCATAAGTTCCTCCTTATCCGTTTACCGTAAATCAAATCCACGCTAATCTACACTGTCAATGCCGAGTGAAGGGTTGATTGCCTCTATAAGTTTCGGATCAATGCGGGAGCGTTCTGCAGCGATGATGGTCTGGATCTGTTGAACTGCCTCTTGGATTGCTTTCTCTGGATTGCTAACCCAGTAATCGTAATTCTTAATCTCACGGACTTCGGATTTGGCTATGTCCAATCGTTGTTTCTGTTCTGCCTCCGATTCTGTTTTTCTGCGGCGGAGGCGTTTCTCTAAGACAGTCAAAGATGGGGGTATAATGAAAATGAGAACGCTTCTCGCCGGGGCAAGATTTTGCTTTTGGATTTCCAGAGAACCTTTTACCTCAATCTCTAAAATAGAATCTTTCCCGGCTTCACGTGCTGCGGTTATTTCAGATTTGAGTGTGCCGTAGAGGTTGCCTCCATATTCTGCCCATTCTAAGAAGCTATCCTGCTGAATATGCTTTTCAAATTCTGCTTTTGACAAGAAGTGGTAATCAATACCGTCCTTTTCACTTCGACGTCGCTTACGCGTCGTTGCAGAGATGGATAACCGCAGCGTTTCATCCAATTTGCAAAGAGTTTTAATGACGGTGCTTTTCCCTGAACCGGAGGGTCCGGAAATGACGATGACAAGGTTTGGTTTGTAAAGATGAGTATTCACCATTGGAAACATTGCACCGTTACAAAGGTGTTAGGACTTACGCAATTTTCTATGAATCCTTACATATTACGTGCGATTGGCGAGGTTACATGAAGATTAAGAATTTAATTCGGTAATTGCGGGCAGGTACAAGACCTGCCCCTACAACATTTTTTTAGGGATAATATTACCGAAGTATTTATTTAAACTTCATCAAACCTCGCCAGCGAAGGGGCTGCGTAAGTCTTGGGTGTGTTGCCTTAAATATTAATCTGCGGCTTCATCTAACTCCACGAGGACTGGTGATTCAATGCGAATAGCGTCTTTGATACAGACTTCTTCGCACAACTTGCAGCCGACACAATCCTTGGGTTTGACCAATTCGCAGATGCCGAAGAAGCTTTCGGCGTGTTCACCGGTATCTGGGTCCTTGAGTTCTAAGCACTCCCAGGGGCAGATGTGAACGCAGAAATCGCATCCGGAGCAGAGTTCTTCGTAGATGACGGCAATGGGTCGGTGTGTTGGGCGGCGGATGAACTTGCACACCTCACCAAACTGGTCCCGGATCGCTTCAACGGGACAGACCATCCCGCACGCAGTACAATCGATACAAACGTTTGGATCGATGATGTGCAACATGTTCCTGTCACCCGTGATTGCGTCAACGGGGCAATTGGTTAAACACGCCATACACCCAATACATTCGTCAGTGATATAGTATGCCATGAGTTTTTTCCTGCTATTGTGAAATCTTTTTCGCAAAACCTTCTAATACTCTCTGATGTATATATTCTACCATAATCTTTAGTAAATTGTCAAATGTGTTTTTATTTGAAATGAGGGCATTCAGTTTTCGGTTGTCAGCAACGTCTGATCCGCTTTATGAATGTAGTGGTGAAAAAACAGCAAAAATCAACTACCACAGAAAACCACAGAATTTTTGGATCTGTCAAAATTGAGAGTAAACCCAAGCTGCGGAAGGGTTTGGAAGCGATTTTGAAAAATTTCATGGCGGTTAAATCGGTCAAATTTCTGTGGTGAATCTGTGGTGAATTCGACACGTCATTGCGTCCTTTAAGGTGATAAGAGTTGAAGGCGTTAGCAACTTTGAAAGGTAAATAAGACGAAGTTGTGAATTATAGATATACCATAAGTTAATTTACACAATGCGTGTAGATATGAAAGTTGTTCAATTGGATATGGTATTACGCTTCATCAAATCCCGATAGCGAGGGGCGGGGAGGTTCTTTATTTTCTGATAACTGACAACCCGTAACTAAAACTATCCCGTTGATATTTTCAGGGTTATTCGCTATAATGACGACATAGATATATTAGGGTGTTATTATACAAGCCCATACTACAAGAAAGGACGAGGATTCTAATGGACTTAGGACTGAAAGATAAAGTGGTCGTTGTAACGGGTGCGAGCCGTGGGATCGGTCGCGCGATTGCCCACGGATTCGCTGAAGAGGGTGTCCGGCTGAGTATCTGTGGTAGAACCGAGGATACACTCCAAAGTGTTACGGAGGAACTCACAGCGAAAGGCGCGGAGGTTTTCGCTAAACGGACAGATGTTACGGATGGGACACAGGTCGAAGCGTTTATCACAGAAACGGTGGACACCTACGGTGGGATCGATGTCGTTGTGAACAATGTGGGTGGCAGTCGGTGGACCCCTTTGGAGGAGATTTCGGATACCGAATGGCACGAGATTCTTGATTTGAACCTTGTTTCTGCAGCACGGGTTAACCAACTCGCGATCCCTGAGATGAAAAAACGGGGCAGTGGTGTGATTCTGATGATAACGTCTATCTATGGTCGAGAAGGCGGTGGACATATCACCTATAACGCTTCAAAAGCTGCTGAGATTAGTATGACAAAGTCGTTGGCAAAAGAGCTTGCGCCGGACAATATCCGCGTCAATAGCGTTGCCCCGGGTTCGATCCTGTTTCCGGGTGGTGGTTGGGCGCGCCGGATGGCGGCGGACCCTGAGGCGATGGAGGCTTTTGTAAAGAGCGATATGCCACTCGGCAGGTTCGGGAAGCCGGAAGAAATCGCGAATGTTGTTGTCTTTCTTGCATCGGAGCGTGCAAGCCTTGTGACGGGTGCTTGTGTGAACGTTGATGGGTGTCAGTCACACTCAAATATTTGACTTCGGTGAATTTCAGTAGGAGTTATCATGAAACCCTTTTTCAAATTCCTCTGTTTATGTTTGGCTTTCCTGCTTCCGTTTGCAACAGCACAGGCGAAACTTACTGGCGAAATCATCTTTAGACCCCCAATTAATGCCTTCAACGAACTCTGGGTCACCAACGTGGAAAAAGCACGCGATGATCGCCCATTGTTTAACCTGGGATATTCGCCGGACGGACTCGCCGTACAAACAAATGGGAGCCTCGTCGTCACGATGGCTTCGCACAATCAACTCATGTTTGGTAACGACATCTACCTTTTTGATAAAGAGGCTGATTTTCCAAAAGTTCGAGACCTTACACGTCAGCAATTTAGTCTTATTTGGGGGCTCGACATTTCACAAAACGGTGATATTGTCTTCACGCACGAGCGGACAGGCCCAGCACCAGCGACTGGGATATATCTCATTCCAAAACATGAATTAAAGAAATTGCGACCGAAAGTCCACCTGATAAAAGAGGGTGAGGCGTATACTGTGGAATGGTCATCGAGCGGAAAACATATCGTGTATGATACCTCCGACGGCGTTTATGTTTTCAATATCTTAACCCAAGAAGTTTTACAGATAAGCAGAGATGGTGGTTGCCCCACCTTCTCACCAGATGGGAGACACATCGCTTTTGCGGATAGGGCTTTTGCACACGGGCGTTGGGCAACTACGTATACAATTAGCATTGTTTCGCTTATCGGTCCACCAAACTTAAAAACTATAGAAACTCGAGAAGCCGAGTTAGGCACTTTAGGTCTCAAGTGGTCACCTGATGGACAGTACGTTGTTTACAGAATAGAAGTAGATGGGGTATATCGCAACTTCGCAGTACCTATCAACGGGGGTCCCCATGAAGAATTCTTAGATAAGTATGGGGAGGGTGTGTGGTTATTTGATTGGACCCAGACTGATGTTGCGTATGCTGTGGAACCTACCAACCGATTGACCACGCTTTGGGGAAAACTCAAGCAGCCGGATTTAAAGTAGGAAAACCTGTTGAGACAAATCAGTTTCGCCGACAACTCAAACATTTGAGGCGGTTGGACAGAAGGTGTGTAGGAACCCTGTCAAAATGAAGATTAAGAATTTAATCGGGTAATGTATGTGTTCATTGTCTGAATCACGGAGGACGCGGAGGACGCGGAAATTGTGGCGTGCGCGGTGTTCATCGTCTGAAGCAGGATAACCCCCCTGTATCCCCCCTTATCAGGGCGCAGGATTCTAAGGATTCACAGGATTATGGAGTCTTCTTGATTGCAAACTGTGCTTTATAGAATTACCCAAATATTTTATTAAAGTTCATACGGAGTGCAAGCGCGTAAATACGCCATTTTCTATTCTCACTGCGAAGCAATAACACCCCTACGGGGTACGGAAAGAGACGAAACCTTTTCTGAAATGTGCAAAACCTGTTAGTAGCAATTTGGGTTATATGATAGTTGCCAGTATCCGTTTAATCCAATCTACACACCAAGTTGAAGATTATGGGCGGGAGTCTCCGCCCTTGTTTTTTATACACCTTCCTCTGCTTACATTCATCACCATTTTAGTTTAACAGCAACCTTTTATTGTTGAAGTCGAGATTTTCTTCTGGTAGGGAGTGAACTTTGGGTTTTGTTGATATTTCATTATTAACTTAAGCTCCGCGCATTTTTCAAACGCCTCAGAGATGTTGTCCTTTTGATAAGAGGCTTTCAGGGTCTTGGCAATATAGAGACCGATGATTGCATCTCGTCTTCCCATAAAATCTTTATATTACAAGCGTTTAGGACACTTTTTTGTTGTAATTCGATCAAAATGAAAAAAATAATTTTTTTCATTTTAAAACGCAAATATGACATTTTTTTCATTTTATGCACGAAATCGCAAAAAAATTGTCTTTAATGGTTAATGAAACGTGAGTTTGAAAATAAAAATCGGAGTTCCGGTAGGTGTTTTGCTTGGGGGTTCCCTTAGGTTGAATGGAGACCTCCTAAAAATCGCACATAGCACAGAATTTTCTTTGCTTTTCCCGAAAAATATTGTATGATATGAGTTAGATATGGTCTTATAATTTAGTTGAAATAATATGAAAAAATTAACCAAATTATAACTGAAGTTGCGGGTTGCAAGTCTAAGCGAACCCCAACATCTCACTTTTATCAAACTCGCGTTTAATGAACGGATTATATCCATTTGGCAAGTACCGATCGCGAGGATACTAACGGAAACACGCCAGCAAAAACACTCTCGCCAGCGACAGTCGGATGGCGAAAGAAGGTCTCTATAGTGAAACACATTGTTATTGTAAGTAATGTACCTGATACAGCGAAAGAGGTAAAAAAAGATTTTGAAGGGATGGGATACAAGGTCTCTATTGCGACCGATCAAGGTACGCAGACCTCGTCTCTTGCAAGCGATGCAATCTTAAAGATAATCCACGGGGATAATGCCGATGTGCTGATTCCACAACAGAGTAGGAATGTATCGGCAGTTATAGAAGGGGAAGCATCACAAGTTACGTCCGCGAGGAGTAGTTTGTCTGGAGACTACAGAGAAATCATTGGGGAGAGTCCACAGATATTTGAGGTCTTGCAGCACATTGAGAATTTTGCGGCTACGCCGCTGAGAATCCTGATTTTCGGCAAGACCGGTACCGGTAAAGATTTGGTCGCGCGTGCCTTACACAAAAACAGTGGCAGGTCGGGAAAGATGGTTCCTGTCAATTGTGCAGCGGTGCCGGCAGACTTATTGGAAAGTGAACTCTTCGGACATGAGAGAGGCGCGTTCACGAGTGCACATACACGTCGTATTGGTAGGTTTGAGAGAGCAGACAAGGGGACGCTGTTCCTTGATGAAATAGGAGAGATGCCACTTGCTATGCAACCGAAGTTGTTGCGTGCAATTGAGGATAGCGAGATTGAACGCGTCGGTGGCGAGAAACCGATTGCGGTGGATGTCCGAATCGTGGCAGCTACTAACCGAGATCTTGCACAAGCCGTTAAAGATGGCTTGTTTCGTGAAGACCTCTATTATCGGTTGAATGTTGCTTCTATCTCTCTACCGACGTTGGCGGAACGACGGGAGGATATTGAAGATTTAGTGACACACTTTCTTAAGAAACATCGCTTGTCCTGTGACTCGGAAATCCCGCAGATAGTACCTGGGACATTGGCTCTCCTTGAAAGTTACGCTTGGCCCGGGAATGTCCGGGAGTTGGCAAGTGCTGTTCAAAGGGCGTGTTACGCTGCCAAGGAGGGGGTTCTTTTACCAGAGCATCTACCCGAGGAGATTCAGATGGGTCAAAAACGACCCGTGAGTTCCCTTAAAAAACTACTTACATCTGAAAATGAACAAGAAATGAGCTTTCCTTTCGGCTTGACCCTTGAGGCGATGGAAGGATCGTTCATCCGTGCCACATTGGCGGGGCTTAACGGGAGTCGGAAAAAAGCCTCGGAGATATTGGGGGTAAGCATAAGGACCTTGCAACGGAAGTTGAAAAAGCATCGTGCTGACGATTAATCCGAAGAGAAGCGCACGGAAAAATGAGAAGTTCTCTTTGTTAGATGAATGAGGAAAATCTGATGAAATCCTACTCACAGCGAAAAGGATGTCCAGTTTTTATTTGTGGTAAATACGTCAAAAATGACGGGATTAGCTGCGTCAATAATGACGTATGCGTCAAAAATGACGGGGTTCAAAATTGGCCTGAATTTAACTTTTTCCATTCTTCAAGAGGGCAGTTTTTTGAAAGTAAACGTCTCTGTTTGGTTTGACAAACCGAGAGTCTACCTATATTTTGGGCGCGTTAGAGTAAATAAGACTTTTGTAATTTCACCGGTTTTGACACACAGATTACGTTTTATTAGGGCATTGGCATGAAATTTGCTTAAAAACAAATAGAAACTATGGTACTTGTAGTACCGGTGAGCTCAAAGTTCGCACATCCTGTAACCCGTGGGATATGAAGTACGTAAGTGCCGAAGGTTCTATGAATAGCTTTACCCGTTGAAACCGCTAAAATTCTGAGAGGGTAGGTTTTAAATCTACCCTTTCA
Above is a window of Candidatus Poribacteria bacterium DNA encoding:
- a CDS encoding SDR family NAD(P)-dependent oxidoreductase, whose protein sequence is MDLGLKDKVVVVTGASRGIGRAIAHGFAEEGVRLSICGRTEDTLQSVTEELTAKGAEVFAKRTDVTDGTQVEAFITETVDTYGGIDVVVNNVGGSRWTPLEEISDTEWHEILDLNLVSAARVNQLAIPEMKKRGSGVILMITSIYGREGGGHITYNASKAAEISMTKSLAKELAPDNIRVNSVAPGSILFPGGGWARRMAADPEAMEAFVKSDMPLGRFGKPEEIANVVVFLASERASLVTGACVNVDGCQSHSNI
- the coaBC gene encoding bifunctional phosphopantothenoylcysteine decarboxylase/phosphopantothenate--cysteine ligase CoaBC, with protein sequence MEFRERTIILGVTGGIAIHKSLDVASQLVKSGAYVHVVMTENATRLVQPLQFQVISRNPVLLNLFDAGTDWKPPHIDLADRADLFAIVPATANTIGKLANGIADDALSTVAVSVHCPILLAPAMNGHMYQNPFVQRNIDALKAQGIHFIEPESGDLACGYEGTGRLNTVETILQRMSDILKGRDSEGTPPTKRADDLQGKRVLVTAGATREYIDPVRFITNRSSGKMGYAIAEAAAQRGAEVRLISGTATVSAPVGIEIEHVETTLEMHDAVLQAFDNTDIVIMAGAPADYRPREFTPHKIKKTNDTLTLPLEKNPDIAQALGEQKTHQTLVCFAAETNDLLENAQKKLIRKNCDLIVANDILAEGAGFQSDTNIVTLLDRHGTCEQLPRASKRDVADVILTKVVSL
- a CDS encoding 4Fe-4S binding protein yields the protein MAYYITDECIGCMACLTNCPVDAITGDRNMLHIIDPNVCIDCTACGMVCPVEAIRDQFGEVCKFIRRPTHRPIAVIYEELCSGCDFCVHICPWECLELKDPDTGEHAESFFGICELVKPKDCVGCKLCEEVCIKDAIRIESPVLVELDEAAD
- the rsmA gene encoding 16S rRNA (adenine(1518)-N(6)/adenine(1519)-N(6))-dimethyltransferase RsmA, with the translated sequence MNHQQVRDFFALNQTRPKKQLGQNFLTNPEVLKIIVEAGELTDTDTVIEIGAGLGCLTDVLVERAKRVIAVEVDELLYKALAARFGAACEPKLAPQTPTNARVQLFNDDILKLELNSLLSYGTETGSTTFKVIANLPYSITTPILWKLLSHHKEIHSCVLMMQKEVAERIVAGPGGKDYGALTIGVAYRADTALISTLSPENFYPAPKVDSALLKLTMRENPKVAVDDEELFFKIVRTAFRTRRKMLKNTLIRGRLAPAEVLAAAFQELGIAPQRRPETLDITEFAALTNFLSRS
- a CDS encoding sigma-54 dependent transcriptional regulator; amino-acid sequence: MASTDREDTNGNTPAKTLSPATVGWRKKVSIVKHIVIVSNVPDTAKEVKKDFEGMGYKVSIATDQGTQTSSLASDAILKIIHGDNADVLIPQQSRNVSAVIEGEASQVTSARSSLSGDYREIIGESPQIFEVLQHIENFAATPLRILIFGKTGTGKDLVARALHKNSGRSGKMVPVNCAAVPADLLESELFGHERGAFTSAHTRRIGRFERADKGTLFLDEIGEMPLAMQPKLLRAIEDSEIERVGGEKPIAVDVRIVAATNRDLAQAVKDGLFREDLYYRLNVASISLPTLAERREDIEDLVTHFLKKHRLSCDSEIPQIVPGTLALLESYAWPGNVRELASAVQRACYAAKEGVLLPEHLPEEIQMGQKRPVSSLKKLLTSENEQEMSFPFGLTLEAMEGSFIRATLAGLNGSRKKASEILGVSIRTLQRKLKKHRADD
- the gmk gene encoding guanylate kinase; protein product: MVNTHLYKPNLVIVISGPSGSGKSTVIKTLCKLDETLRLSISATTRKRRRSEKDGIDYHFLSKAEFEKHIQQDSFLEWAEYGGNLYGTLKSEITAAREAGKDSILEIEVKGSLEIQKQNLAPARSVLIFIIPPSLTVLEKRLRRRKTESEAEQKQRLDIAKSEVREIKNYDYWVSNPEKAIQEAVQQIQTIIAAERSRIDPKLIEAINPSLGIDSVD
- a CDS encoding Uma2 family endonuclease yields the protein MGTLNDFAFKQRKYMPVFPKATGKPTIYIEGYPYEDDEPMPATEFHAEQVRNLADQLTRYFAIHPHVHIGVDTFVYYREGDMTKFVAPDVHVVLGAAKFPLRRSFYTWSEGAVPAVIFEFLSDATADQDRDEKVQVYLRDMGAQEYFIHQPEMEKPPEFRGWRRDLTADIVEITPDTQEGLFSETLNLYFRWEDQHDTQVRLLRPYLPDGTPITTSMEEHSLRIEAETRAVAAETRAAAAEQERQEMEAELKRLRQQLAHRQDNDIS